Proteins encoded together in one Planctopirus ephydatiae window:
- the larC gene encoding nickel pincer cofactor biosynthesis protein LarC, translated as MRIAYLDCASGISGDMTVAALVDAGVDELAVEAAINSLRLPGVRIEFETVMRGGFRARHMKVHHPEQHAHRYLADIYEILDRADELTIRQRLLAKRIFQEIAIAEAHVHGSTMEKIHFHEVGAIDSIVDITAAAVGFDLLGVDEVLASPTPTGRGDVMIAHGRCRIPTPGTAELLKGIPLAQEDLPYELTTPTGAAILRVLVNRFTLGVPEMVIEKVGHGAGTRDMPERANILRLFVGEAIADPESDTVLLMETNLDDVSGEVIGYVREKLATAGAFDVWLTSIDMKKNRPGVLLSLLCHPADGPKLEAILFTETGTLGIRRSIMRRSKRTRQSVIVETEFGPVEGKLGLGTQLAPSFAPEFESCRQVAELSGRPIREIYRAAEAAFLVSGTQPQQSIAPEKIATRHSHDHSHDHSHDHSHDHSHDHSHDQSHDHSHDHSHDQSHDQSHDQSHDQSHDQSHDQSHDHSHDHGRGEHKQP; from the coding sequence ATGAGAATTGCGTACCTCGATTGCGCCAGTGGAATCAGTGGAGATATGACCGTGGCGGCACTGGTCGATGCCGGTGTCGATGAACTCGCGGTCGAAGCCGCGATCAACTCGTTGCGATTACCCGGAGTTCGGATCGAATTCGAAACCGTGATGCGGGGTGGTTTTCGAGCCCGGCACATGAAAGTTCATCATCCCGAACAGCACGCCCATCGCTATCTTGCCGATATTTACGAAATCCTTGATCGTGCGGATGAATTGACTATCCGGCAAAGACTTCTGGCCAAGCGGATCTTCCAGGAAATCGCCATCGCCGAGGCTCATGTGCATGGCTCGACCATGGAGAAAATCCACTTCCACGAAGTCGGAGCCATCGATTCGATTGTGGATATTACTGCGGCAGCCGTGGGGTTTGATCTCCTGGGAGTGGATGAAGTTCTGGCCAGCCCGACTCCGACCGGTCGTGGAGATGTCATGATTGCTCATGGCCGCTGCCGGATTCCCACGCCAGGGACAGCCGAACTTCTCAAGGGGATTCCCCTCGCGCAGGAAGACCTCCCTTACGAGCTGACAACCCCCACTGGGGCTGCCATTCTGCGGGTTCTTGTCAACCGGTTCACACTGGGTGTTCCGGAAATGGTGATTGAAAAAGTTGGACATGGCGCGGGAACTCGCGACATGCCCGAACGGGCTAACATTCTGCGGTTATTTGTTGGTGAGGCCATTGCCGACCCTGAGAGCGACACCGTTCTGCTCATGGAAACAAATCTGGATGATGTCAGTGGAGAAGTGATCGGCTATGTCCGAGAAAAGCTTGCCACAGCAGGAGCATTTGATGTCTGGTTAACTTCGATCGACATGAAGAAGAACCGCCCGGGAGTGCTGCTGAGTCTCCTGTGCCACCCGGCTGACGGCCCGAAACTGGAAGCAATATTGTTTACTGAAACCGGCACGCTGGGAATCCGCCGCTCGATCATGCGACGATCCAAACGCACACGACAATCGGTGATCGTCGAGACCGAGTTTGGCCCCGTGGAAGGCAAACTCGGGCTGGGAACCCAACTGGCACCATCGTTTGCACCTGAGTTTGAAAGCTGTCGACAGGTGGCCGAACTGTCGGGCCGACCGATTCGTGAGATCTATCGGGCCGCTGAAGCCGCCTTTCTCGTGAGTGGAACGCAGCCCCAGCAGTCCATCGCACCGGAGAAGATCGCCACACGCCATTCTCACGATCATTCTCACGATCATTCTCACGATCATTCTCACGATCATTCCCACGATCATTCCCACGATCAGTCCCACGATCATTCCCACGATCATTCCCACGATCAGTCCCACGATCAGTCCCACGATCAGTCCCACGATCAGTCCCACGATCAGTCCCACGACCAGTCCCACGACCATTCTCACGACCATGGGCGAGGTGAGCACAAGCAGCCCTGA